Proteins found in one Arachis stenosperma cultivar V10309 chromosome 8, arast.V10309.gnm1.PFL2, whole genome shotgun sequence genomic segment:
- the LOC130945130 gene encoding uncharacterized protein LOC130945130, with protein MYLLRRQTQNQPDDSLFREAKVTELRAALGPLSGRRLKYCTDGCLRRYLEARNWNVDKAKKMLEETLKWRSTYKPEEIRWDEVAHEGETGKVSRANFHDRLGRPVLILRPGMQNTTSAEDNIKHFVYLLENGILNLSEGQEQMSWLIDFTGFAMSTNLSIKTARDIIHILQNHYPERLAIAFLYNPPRIFQAFWKAVKYFLDPKTAQKVKFVYPNNKESLELMKSLFDVDNLPSEFGGKATLKYDHEEFSRMMVDDDLKTAKYWGIGNEKPSFHPKGGLSGAEVAPEPVPVEPLAI; from the exons ATGTACCTTCTTAGAAGACAAACCCAGAATCAGCCGGATGATTCCTTATTTCGAGAAGCAAAG GTCACTGAACTCAGGGCTGCTCTTGGGCCCTTGTCCGGGCGTCGTTTGAAATATTGCACAGATGGATGTCTGAGGAGATATTTAGAAGCACGAAACTGGAATGTTGATAAAGCCAAGAAAATGCTGGAGGAAACATTGAAGTGGAGGTCAACTTATAAGCCTGAGGAAATCCGTTGG GATGAAGTAGCACACGAGGGTGAGACAGGCAAGGTCTCCAGAGCAAACTTTCATGATCGACTTGGGAGGCCGGTGCTTATATTGAGGCCAGGGATGCAG AACACAACGTCTGCGGAAGATAATATTAAGCATTTCGTGTACCTATTGGAAAATGGCATCCTTAATCTTTCCGAAGGTCAGGAGCAAATGTCTTGGTTGATAGATTTCACAGGATTTGCAATGAGCACAAATCTCTCCATCAAAACAGCCCGCGATATTATTCAcattttacaaaatcactatccaGAGAGGCTTGCTATCGCTTTTTTGTATAATCCTCCAAGGATATTCCAAGCTTTCTGGAAG GCTGTCAAATACTTCCTGGACCCAAAAACAGCTCAAAAGGTGAAGTTTGTTTATCCAAATAACAAGGAAAGTTTGGAACTGATGAAATCGCTCTTCGATGTTGATAACCTTCCAAGTGAATTTGGGGGGAAAGCTACTCTAAAATATGACCATGAAGAATTCTCCCGAATGATGGTTGATGATGACCTAAAAACGGCTAAGTACTGGGGCATTGGCAACGAGAAACCGTCATTCCACCCCAAGGGTGGGCTGTCCGGGGCAGAGGTGGCACCAGAGCCCGTACCCGTTGAGCCACTTGCTATTTGA
- the LOC130944886 gene encoding lysine-specific histone demethylase 1 homolog 2 codes for MQTPCLDGSVAKRSLRKKANLRSYDENLMDEIFEKELGSGLKKKSKTKEALEKETETEAMIAFSLGFPIDALLEDEIRAGVVRQLGGKEQNDYIVIRNHILTLWRSNVRVWLTKGHIRETVSSECEHLINSAYDFLLYNGYINFGVSPAFSAQIPEANEGTVIVIGAGLAGLAAARQLLSFGYKVVVLEGRNRPGGRVYTQKMGADGKFAAIDLGGSVITGIHANPLGVLARQLSIPLHKVRDNCPLYKPNGEPVDKKMDASVEFIFNRLLDKVMELRKIMGGFASDTSLGSVLETLRLLYAVARSPDEKQLLDWHLANLEYANAGCLSNLSAAYWDQDDPYEMGGDHCFLAGGNWRLIKALCEGVPIFYEKIVSTIRYGNDGIEVIAGDQVFQGDIVLCTLPLGVLKKKTVSFEPELPPRKLEAIERLGFGLLNKVAMVFPHVFWGEELDTFGCLNECSHQRGEFFLFYSYHTVSGGPALLALVAGEAAQSFESTDPSDLLNRVLNVLRGIYQSKGITVPNPIQSICTRWGSDPLSCGAYSHVSVQSSGSDYDILAENVGNRLFFAGEATSRQYPATMHGAFLSGLREASRIYQSCRVRQNYPRKYTVKNIGPNNDVLLDIFKRPDLEYGKFAFIFDPSSASPQSMGLMQVTFGASEEHYKDLLNSYPYPLKLPLQLYAIMSREQALQLQQISGGDESRLSYLTKSLGLKLMGSNALYNAGHPLIASIASSRKGRWRNRATSIFV; via the exons ATGCAAACTCCATGTTTGGATGGATCCGTTGCGAAGCGTTCGCTGAGAAAGAAGGCGAATTTGCGGAGCTATGACGAGAATTTGATGGATGAGATTTTTGAGAAGGAGTTAGGGAGtggattgaagaagaaaagtaaGACCAAGGAGGCTTTGGAGAAAGAGACTGAAACCGAGGCTATGATTGCGTTTTCTCTAGGTTTCCCCATTGATGCTTTGCTTGAGGATGAGATTAGAGCCGGCGTTGTGAGACAGTTGGGTGGGAAAGAGCAAAATGATTATATTGTCATAAGGAATCATATACTAACTCTGTGGAGAAGTAATGTGAGGGTTTGGTTGACGAAAGGGCATATTCGAGAGACCGTGAGCAGTGAGTGTGAACATTTGATTAATTCTGCTTATGACTTTCTTCTGTACAATGGTTACATTAATTTTGGGGTTTCGCCTGCGTTTTCTGCTCAAATTCCGGAGGCAAATGAAGGGACCGTGATTGTCATTGGTGCTGGTCTTGCTGGATTGGCAGCTGCCCGGCAGCTATTGTCGTTTGGTTATAAGGTTGTGGTTTTGGAAGGCAGGAACCGTCCTGGTGGCAGGGTTTATACTCAAAAAATGGGGGCCGATGGGAAATTCGCTGCGATAGATCTTGGTGGGAGTGTTATTACTGGCATTCATGCTAACCCTTTGGGGGTTCTGGCTCGACAGCTTTCTATACCGCTTCATAAAGTTAGAGATAATTGCCCCTTGTACAAGCCAAACGGGGAACCGGTTGATAAGAAAATGGATGCAAGTGTTGAGTTCATATTCAATAGGTTACTTGACAAAGTTATGGAGCTGCGGAaaattatgggtgggtttgcgAGTGATACATCTCTTGGTTCAGTCTTGGAGACACTCAGGCTTTTGTATGCTGTGGCTCGAAGTCCTGATGAGAAGCAGTTGCTTGATTGGCACCTTGCGAATTTAGAATACGCAAATGCTGGATGTCTTTCGAATCTTTCAGCTGCGTATTGGGATCAGGACGATCCATATGAAATGGGTGGTGATCATTGCTTTCTTGCAGGAGGCAATTGGAGATTGATAAAAGCCTTATGTGAAGGAGTTCctattttttatgaaaagatTGTCAGCACCATCAGATATGGAAATGACGGTATTGAGGTTATTGCAGGGGACCAAGTCTTCCAAGGAGATATCGTTTTGTGCACTTTGCCTCTTGGGGTTCTGAAAAAGAAGACTGTGAGCTTTGAACCCGAATTACCTCCCAGAAAGCTCGAAGCAATTGAGAGGTTGGGATTTGGGCTGCTGAACAAAGTAGCAATGGTTTTTCCTCATGTGTTCTGGGGTGAAGAACTGGACACATTCGGATGTCTCAATGAATGTAGCCATCAACGTGGTgaattcttcttgttttacaGTTACCATACTGTTTCAGGAGGCCCAGCACTTCTTGCACTGGTGGCTGGTGAAGCTGCACAAAGCTTTGAATCCACAGATCCATCTGATTTGCTCAATCGGGTTTTGAACGTCTTAAGAG GTATATATCAATCTAAAGGTATCACTGTGCCCAATCCGATACAGTCGATTTGCACACGATGGGGCAGCGATCCACTATCATGCGGTGCATATTCTCATGTTAGTGTGCAATCATCTGGTAGTGATTATGATATACTCGCTGAAAATGTGGGTAACCGACTGTTCTTTGCTGGTGAGGCCACAAGTAGGCAGTACCCAGCCACAATGCACGGTGCTTTCCTGAGTGGGTTGAGAGAAGCTTCACGCATTTACCAATCATGCCGTGTTCGGCAAAACTATCCTAGAAAGTACACAGTAAAGAACATCGGGCCGAACAATGATGTACTGTTAGATATATTCAAGAGGCCTGATTTGGAGTATGGTAAATTCGCTTTCATATTTGATCCTTCATCGGCAAGTCCGCAATCAATGGGGCTTATGCAAGTCACTTTCGGTGCTTCTGAGGAACATTACAAGGATCTGTTAAACAGCTATCCCTATCCCTTGAAGTTGCCGTTGCAGCTCTACGCAATCATGTCTCGTGAACAGGCACTCCAATTGCAACAAATTTCGGGAGGGGATGAAAGTAGACTGTCATATTTGACAAAAAGCCTCGGGTTGAAACTTATGGGATCAAATGCTTTATACAACGCAGGACACCCTCTTATAGCTAGCATAGCTAGCTCGCGAAAAGGCAGGTGGAGGAACCGTGCAACTTCGATTTTCGTGTAA